TTTGTCGTAATAACGGAGGAAGATTTTCATGAATCGTGAATTATTGGCCGTGATCGAGCAGATCGGCCGGGAAAAGGGCATCGACAGCCAGAAGATCGCGAGCGCCGTCGAGATGGCGGTCCAGACCGCCGCGAAGAAACGCTACGGCGCCAACGAAAACGTCCAGGTGCGGCTCGACCGTCAGACCGGGGAGATCGAGGTAGTCTCGCTCCGGAAGGTCGTCGAGACGGTCGAGAATCCCAAGGCGGAAGTCTCCCTGGAGGAGGCCAAGAACGTGGATGCCGGCGCCGAATTAGGCGACGAGATCGGCCTGTTGCTCGAGACGGGCGACTTCGGCCGCATCGCCGCGCAGACGGCCAAGCAGATCATCTTCCAGCGGGTCCGCGAGGCGGAGTGGGAGGCGGTTTACAAGGAGTACGCCGGACGCCAGGGGGAAATGGTCAACGGCATCGTCCTGGGGCACGAGCGGCGGAATTACATCGTCGAGGTGGGCAAGACCGAGGCGCTGCTGCCGGTCTCGGAGCAGGCCCCGCGCGAAAATTACCGTCGCGGCGACCGGATCCGGGCGCTGCTGCTGGAGGTCAAGAAATCCGCCAAGGGGCCGCAGATCATCCTGTCCCGGACTCATCCGAATTTCGTCTCGGAGCTGTTCAAACTGGAAGTGCCCGAGGTGGCCGAGAAGATCGTCGAGATCAAGGGCATCGTGCGCGAGCCCGGGGACCGGACCAAGATCGCGGTCCATTCCAAGGATCAGGCCGTCGACCCGGTGGGGGCCTGCGTGGGGGTCAAGGGGTCCCGCGTTCAGGCCGTGGTGCGCGAGCTCCGCGGCGAAAAGATCGACATCATCGCGTGGAACGCGGACCCCCGCGTCTTCATCGGGGAGGCGCTGAACCCGGCCGCCGTGGAGAAGGTCGGGACCGACGAGGAGAAGAAGACCGCGCTCGTCGTGGTCTCGGACCACCAGCTCTCCCTGGCGATCGGGAAGAACGGCCAGAATGTCCGCCTGGCGGCCAAGCTGACGGGCTGGAAGATTGACATTATGGGCGAGAGCGAGTATGAAAAGGAGCGGGCCCAGGAGCGCGCCGAGGAGATTGAGGAGGCGATCGCTCAAGAGCACCGGGCGCAGGCCGAGGCCGAGGCCCGGCAGAAGGCGCGGGATGCCGAATGGGCCGCGGCCGCCGGTCTCCCGGCGGCGGGATCCGAGGGCGGGAAAAAAGAAGAAGGGCTGACCGACCTTCCGGGCATCGGAAAAAAATTGTTGGAGGCCTTGACGGCGGGCGGGTTTGATTCGATCGAGAAGATCGCCGCGGCGACGAAGGAACAATTGATGGAGGTTCCGAAGATCGGAGAGAAGACCGCCGAGCGGA
This Nitrospiria bacterium DNA region includes the following protein-coding sequences:
- the nusA gene encoding transcription termination factor NusA, producing the protein MNRELLAVIEQIGREKGIDSQKIASAVEMAVQTAAKKRYGANENVQVRLDRQTGEIEVVSLRKVVETVENPKAEVSLEEAKNVDAGAELGDEIGLLLETGDFGRIAAQTAKQIIFQRVREAEWEAVYKEYAGRQGEMVNGIVLGHERRNYIVEVGKTEALLPVSEQAPRENYRRGDRIRALLLEVKKSAKGPQIILSRTHPNFVSELFKLEVPEVAEKIVEIKGIVREPGDRTKIAVHSKDQAVDPVGACVGVKGSRVQAVVRELRGEKIDIIAWNADPRVFIGEALNPAAVEKVGTDEEKKTALVVVSDHQLSLAIGKNGQNVRLAAKLTGWKIDIMGESEYEKERAQERAEEIEEAIAQEHRAQAEAEARQKARDAEWAAAAGLPAAGSEGGKKEEGLTDLPGIGKKLLEALTAGGFDSIEKIAAATKEQLMEVPKIGEKTAERILSAAQGHLQGQEKKADSAPSAGEAEQPVEEETAKPSE